Genomic window (candidate division WOR-3 bacterium):
TTGACGCCGAGGTTGTTCATTTCGGTGTCCAATTCTTCCAACGGCTTGGTATAGATGAATGTGTTGTTAAAGTAAACTCTATCGGCTGCCGTGTCTGCCGCGCAGGGTTGCGCCAAAGCCTCGTCGTATTCCTTGAGGAGAAAAAGGATAGACTATGTCCTGATTGCCAAAGGCGCCTACAATTGAGCCCGCTAAGGGTCTTAGACTGCAAGGAAGAAACCTGCTCAAAAGTTATTGCCGGTGCACCCGCGCCGCGTGAGCATCTCTGCTCAGAATGCTCAAAACATTTTTCTCAATTTACCGAAAGGCTTAAAGAGACTGATATCAGGTTTGAGATTGACGACCGGCTCGTGCGCGGTTTGGACTACTACAACCGAACCACCTTTGAGTTCGTATCACCATTATTGGGAAGCCAGAACAGCCTTGGTGGCGGTGGCAGATATGACTATCTTTTTGAGGAGTTCGGTGGACCGCCAACACCTGCAATTGGGCTCGCCATCGGCTTAGAACGAACCCTCCTGGCGATGCCGGTAAAGGAAGAAAAGACCAGACGCCCACTGGCTTTTGTCATCTGGACCGGTGAAGAGGAACGAACCTTTGCCTTGGAACTGTTAAAGGAGCTCCGGGAACAAAAAATCCCTGCCCAGATGGCGTTTGACAACCCCAAACTGAAACGGCAACTGCACCTTGCCGATATTGCCGGTGCCACCTATGCTGTTATCGTGGGCGCTGATGAACTTAAAAAGGGTGCCTGTGCCGTAAAAGACCTTTTGACCGCTAAGCAGGTTGAGGTTCCGAGAGGGGAATTAACCTCGTGGCTCAAATCCGCGCTCAACCTCAATCGGTCCCGGCAAGGACATACTCCTTAACACCAAAATCGCCATCACCACTGATAACCACCGCTGCCACCCAGCGTCCTGAAGGGTTTGCGGGTAAATCCAGGGTAAGTGTTGTATTACCCTTTCCCTCCCTCTCGGCAGAGTGCTCCTTTTCTGTTGCGGTCCCTTTGAAATCCTCACTCCCTAAAAAATCAAGATAGGGCATCTCCCCTCTTGGCCAGGCACAGAGGAACACCTTTACCCTTGCCTTCCCTTTTATTTCCCAGTCATAATCAAACACCACCCTCTTCACCCGACCACGCATAAACGGCGCCATTATCGCTGGCTTTTTGCTTTTCTGGGGTGTGAGGTGCACTTCGCAAGCCTGGGCAATGGGCTGCACATAACTGATCCCCTTCTCCTCAGGCGGGATAAAGGGTGGCAGCTCAATTTCGGACCCAGGGCCAATGGATGTTTCCTTGCCCTCTGCCTGCCCTTCCTTTAACTCCTGCACCCACTTGTCATAATCCTTCTCAGCAATCTCCAATGCATGTTTGGTACAGACCGGAATCAGATTGTCTGCGCAAATCCTGCCACCAAGAGAAAGGGGTTTACGATAAGCAAGGGTATTGTAATCGGAAAAACAGCCGGGTACAGCACAACCCGCACCTTTCCGGGCAATGACACTTCTTTCCATTTCGGGGGGCCATTTCGCTCCCACTATGTAGGCAAAAGGGTCCTCGTCAGGGGTAGGGGGGTAGTGGGGGGCACGGCACTTAGGGCAAACAGTCTCATCCCGATGACGGTTCCAGTCAACGGCAATAGGCTCCCCGCAATAAGGGCAGTCATAATGCCAAACCATGCAACCTCCTTTTCAATTAATTTTTAGTTAATTATCTTATGGGAAAACCAGAAAGTCAAGTTTTAACAACCGGGAAAAAATTGAGACCTCGGCGCCGGTGCCATTCAGCCGGGTTGTTAAAATAATCCCTCACCTCAAGATATTCGCCGTCGGTTAAAAAACTTATTTCCCGTGGTATCTTCTCTGAAAGGGCTGCATCCCGGTTGGTCAAAGACAAAAGTTTGACACCAAGGCGGGCCAGCTCCTCTTCGCCACCCTCCTGCCGGTCAAAAATGACAAAGCAAAACCCAACCTGCGCACCCGCGGCACGCAGCTTCTCAATCACCCGGCTTTTCGTCCAGCCGTGGACAAGGGTATCATCAACCAATAAAACCTTCTTGCGGAAAAGTTGGTGACTCTTAACCCCTTCAAAAAAACTTGCCTCAGGATAGCGCAGTTCCCTCCGCGCAAAAAACATCGGTTTTGCCAGTTTCTGCGCAAGAAGAGCGGCCAGCGCAATACTTCCCGCCTCAATACCGCAGACAACATCAAACTCAAGATTGCGCACCAAAAGGGAACTGGCACTTAAGACAAAGTCCAAAACTGCGGGGTAATTGGAAAGCCCTTTGACATCAATGTAGATTGGGCTGTAATTTTTGTTCTCATCCACCTTGAAAAGCGGTCTTAAGTCACCAAGGCTCACCTTAATCGCACCAATCTGCCAGAAGATTGCCGCCAGGGTTTCGGCAAGGTTGCCCGACATCATCCTTCTTATTGAACCTAAGTCAGGGGTGACGATACGCTGCTCCCGCAAGAGTCGATAGACCTTACTTGCCTGCTCCTGGGGCAACTCAATCGCCAACCGCGTCTCGTTAATATCATAAACCACATAAAACCTGCCAACTTCGCCTGTGCCACTAAATAAGGCATAAGTTTCGGCATTCTCCTCCCTTTCCCGCTGTCCGAGCAAGGTCGCTTCAGGATTGATGAGCTGCTTATATATCTCAAAGAAGTCCGCAACCATCTCCGCAACCTCACTATACTCAAGGATATAAGGAGTTGCCGCTCTAACAACCCTGCCCGTTATCTCCAGTTCGTGCAGGGGAACCTGGGAAAGCCTCACGCGCCCGTCTTTTTCGCCTTTAACTCTTTTAAGCGGTGGGAATAAAAAAAGTTCCAGAGCGCCCTGATTTTCCGCTTGAGTTCGGCAAGTGAACCGTTGTTTTCCAAGACAAAGTCTGCCTGAGCCCAGAACCTGGTATCACTTCCCTGCATCTTCAGCCGCTGCATTGCCTCTGCCTGACTCATACCCAACTTTACCATCCTCTTCACGCGTAACTCATCCGGCGCGGTTACAAGGACCGAAACATCCATCTCCTTGTGGAGCCCCCAAGCAAATAGGAGTGCGGCATCAATCACCACCAACCCCTGTTTTACCCGACTAATCTCCTCGCGCAACCGTTTTAACAGCGGCGGATGCATAATCTCGTTCAATTTCTTTAAACTTGCCTTGGATGAAAACGCCTTTTTACCCAAAGCCTTGCGGTCAATCTGACCGGTGTGATTGAGGATCTGTTTGCCAAATGCGGCAATCAGTTCCTTGTACTCTTCACTACCCTTACGCAAAAGGCTTTTGCCAATCTGGTCCGCATCAATAACCTTGGCACCATAACGCCGCAGCTCCTGAGCAACCGTGGTTTTACCCGAACCGATATTGCCGCCGATGCCAACCAAAAGCCGCTCCTGGGAAAGTTGCCGGTCAAACATCAGATAACCTTTGCCTCTTCCCGCAGGAGCCGCACCAGTTCTGGCACCACCTGTGCCGGTTCACCCTCCAGCACCCTGCCGGGCTTACGCTCTGGTGGTAACCGGTGCCCGAGACAGACAACCCTTTTTGTCAGTTGTGCCGGCTCGAGCCCGAGCGCTGCCATATCCCAGACCAAAATCTCTTTCCGCTTTGCCGCCATCATCAGTTTTAAGGTGGGATAACGGGGCGCAAACTTCCCCTTCTGGACCGTAATCAGGCAGGGCAGTTGCGCATAAACAACCTCGGTTGCACCTTCAACCTCACGGTGGCAGACGATTTCATTCTGCTCGAGCCGAGTCAATTCCACCTCGGGTACAACCGCACAATGACCAATACCAAGAAAATGGGCAATCGCCTGGGGCACGAGCGCCATATCGTCATCAATCGCCTGCTTGCCACATAAGACCAGATTGAAATCCAATTTCTTGATTGCCGCTGCGAGGAGCCGTCCGAGTGAAAGCCCATCCAACCCTTCAAATGCATTATCCCAAACCTGCACCGCCTCATCAACCCCCATTGCCAGCGCGGTGCGCAAAGCCATCTTTGTTCGCTCCGGACCAAGGCTGATAGCGGTTATCTTGCCCTTACCCAGCGCCTCCTTGATCCTCAAACCCATCTCCAGAGCATACTCATCATAAGGGTTTATCACCCATTCCACCTCGCTCGTGTCAACCAGTCCGGTTGCCGGATTAATCCGGATTTTTGTCTCGGTGGATGGCACCTGTTTTATGCAGCAGATGATATTCATACCTCACCCCACAAATGTTTTTACACACAAAGAACAGTTATGACCGCCAAACCCGAAGGAGTTTGACAGGGCAACCCTGATTTTCACTGACCGTGCCCCCTCCTTAACAAAGTCAAGATTCACCCCTTCATCCGCCTCTTCAAAATTCAGGGTCTGATGAACCACTCCCTCCTTTACCGCCAAGACCGTGGCAACAAACTCCATCGCTCCGGCAGCACCCAAACCGTGCCCAATCATTGATTTTGTCGAGTTAATCACCAGCCGGCCGGAGTGGGCGCCAAAAACATCCATTATCGCCTTCACCTCACTCGCATCATTCAAAGGGGTTGATGTGCCATGGGCATTGATGTAATCAACCTCTTCAGGCTGGACACCGGCATCGTTCAGCGCCTGCCTCATCGCCAGCGCCGCACCCAATGCGTCTGGGTCAGGCGCGGTGATGTGATAACCATCTGCGCTCGCACCATAGCCAACAACTTCGCAGTAGATTTTTGCCCCGCGCTTGAGGGCATGCTCTAACTCCTCCAATATATAGACCGCGCTCCCCTCTGCCACCACAAACCCGTCCCGCTGCCGGTCAAAAGGTCTTGAGGCACGCTCGGGCTCATCGTTGCGCTTTGAGAGCGCACCCATATTGGCAAATGCGGCAACCGTAAACTTGGTTATCGGCGCCTCCGAACCACCGGTAATCATTATATCCGCATCACCCTCCTGAATATGTCTAAAGGCGACCCCGGTGGCATGCGCGCCTGATGCGCACGCCGAAACCGCACAGTAATTCGGACCCCGCAGTTTGTAAACAATCGCAATCTGACCCGATGCCATATCAGGAATCATCATCGGAATCAAAAGCGGCGAGACCAGCCTGGGACCCCGCTTGATAAATGCCTCATGCTCCTTCTCCCAGGTGGCAATCCCGCCCATACCAGAACCGACAACCACACCAACTCTATCCCTGTCCTCCTTAGACAAATCCAGCCCGGCATCCTCAAGCGCCTCCGCGGCCGCCCATAAGGCAAACTGGGTAAACCGGTCCGAACGCTTCACCAGTTTTGCATCCAGCCGGTCAAGCGGATTGAAATTTTTCACCTCTGCCGCTATCTGCACGCTCAAATCCCCGGGGTCAAATGCGCTAATCCGTGCAACCCCGCTCTTGCCATTCAAGAGATTCTGCCAGTAGGTGGGAACATCATTCCCAATAGGCGTCACCGCACCCAGACCGGTAACAACAACCCGGCGCCGATTTGCCATCTTATCTCCGGTCAGCAGCTAAAATTTTCAATAAGAAGACTACTGACCGGACTCGCCGGCAGCCGCCTTCTTCTCCTGCAGTTTCCGCTCTAAATACTCAACCGCCTTACCCACGGTCGTCAGTTGCTGGGAGTCCTCATCCGGAATCTTTATTCCGAACTTGTCCTCAAACGCCAGGACCAGTTCCACGATATCCAGTGAATCCGCACCCAGGTCCTCCTGAAACCGGGCGTCCGGACTCAACTTTCCTGCCGCATCCGGCAGCTTTTCGGCAATGATTGCCTTAACCTCGTCTATTAACGCCATAAATCCTCCTTAACTTAACATCCATCGCGCAAAACGGTAGAATAAACAATTTTACCAATATTACAATTAAAGTCAAGAAAAATAATTTGGCTAATCAATGATGTTGCCAGCCACAACAGCCGCTCCCCTTTTACTAAAACCCACCGGTTTAAAAAACTAAGTATACATAAAAATATACTAAATTCAAAAGGCTTAAACTGAAATAAGTATCGCATATCCGAGACTTAGCCAAAAGACAAATTTTTCTGGGGCACCATTCCCCCGGTCATTTTGTTCCTCCCTGTTAACTACGAAGAGATGGTTGATATCAACACCCAATTGGCTCTCGCAATAAGCACAAACAAAGATTTCCTCTGCACCTGAAAGCAATGCCCTTGGTTGGCTATAAGCATCTAATTGACAGTCAGACCCTGCTCTTTTATGATGTAAAAAGCAAAAACCAGGAGGAGTTATGATGAATAAACCCCTGCCCGCATCCAGCGGTCTTCAGCGGTATATTGAAGAGGCGAAAACGCTGCTTGCAGAAAGGGAAAAACGCTGGTTGCGGGCAAAGAAACTGAAGTTTGATACCATTGCGGTTCATGGCCTCTACACGGTTCAAGAGGCGATTGAAAAGAATCAGGGTGCAATCATTGAACCATTATTTTTGTCCTCGGCTCAGGCTTACCGCGACTCTGATGAACTGGAGGCAGCCCTTTCCTATAAAATCCCCACCTGGTGCTACTCAAGAATCCACAACCCAACATTAGGCTATCTTGAGGACACCCTTGCCCTTTTGGAGACCTATGCGTCAGACATCAAGGCGGGCGCCTGCGTCTACTCCTCAGGGATGGCGGCAATTGAAAATGTCACCGACACCCTCCTTGTCCGCACAAACAACGAGCCGGTCAATTTTGTCTCCCAGTGCCAGATTTACGGCGGCACATTCCAGCAGTTCAATGTCAGAAAGATGCAGGAGCGGGGCATTGAGGTGCGCTGGGTCTTAAACCCGCAAAACCTTGATGAGTGGCGTCAGAAGATTGACAAAAACACCCGCTTTCTCTATGCGGAGACCCCCTCCAATCCAGGCTTGCAGTTCTTTGACCTCATCCCGGTGATTGAACTGGCACACGAGCACCAGATTCCGATGGTAATTGATTCCACCATCGCCTCACCCGCACTCTTGCGCCCTTTGACATTCGGTGCTGATATCGTGATTCAATCCGCCACCAAGGTGATGAGCACCTCAGGAATGGGGATGGCAGGTGCGGTGATTGCCCGCCAGCCGATTGTGTCCAACATTCCCAACGAGGAGATGAAGGCGGACTTTGCCCTCTATCTCAAGCGCTATCCCCAAAGAGACCAGGGCGGTTGCCTGCATCCGTTTCAGGCCTTGATGACATTAAATGACCTGCGCGACCTAAGGCATCGGGTTGACCTCTTCAGCCAGAATGCGCTCAAGGTTGCCCAGTTCCTTGAAAATCACCCTAAGGTTCTTGAGGTGAGTTATCTCGGACTGAAAAGCCATCCCCTGTATGAGGTTGCCACAAAATACCTCCGCCTGGTCGACACCGATGTTAACCGCTACACCCACCTTTTGGCATTCAGACCAAAAGGCGGACCGGAAAAGACCCGCCGGGTTTTTGACCGGTTTCAACTCATCTATCGGGCAACCGATTTGGGCAGAATCAAAACCGTGGCAACAATTCCAGCCATCTCCACCCATCTCTTGCAGGGCGAGGAGTGCCGGGAGATGGCATGCATCCCGCCCGACCTGATTCGCCTTTCGGTTGGTGGCGAAGACCCAGATGATATAATCGCCGATTTGGACCAGGCATTGGCCGGAGCATAAATATGCTTTTCTATTCAACCAACCTTAAGTCCCCACCGGTTGACCTGCGCACCGCGCTTTTAGTTGGTCAGGCACCAGATAAGGGGCTTTACAATCCCGAAAAGATACCGGTCATCCCCGAGGATGAGATTCTCAGCCTGAAAGGCAAACCCTATCCTGAGGTTGCCTTTGCGGTGATGAGGCGCTGGACCGAAGGTCTCCTCTCCCCTGACGAACTAATGAAAATCTGCTATGAATGCTACAACTATCCGGTTCCCCTTGAGCGGGTAACAGACAGAAAATACCTCCTGCGCCTCGACCAGGGACCAACAGCCTCATTCAAGGACTTTGCCGCCAGGATGATGGCAAGGCTCCTGCGCCACATCCTCCAGAAGGAGGGCGGAGAACTGGTGATTCTCACCGCCACCTCAGGTGATACCGGCAGTGCGGTTGCCAGCGCCTTTTACAATGTTGACCGTATCAGGATGATTGTCCTTTTCCCGATTGCCGAGGTGTCTGAGCGCCAGCGCAAGCAGATGACAACCCTGGGCGGCAATGTCACCACGATTGGCATTGATGGCAAGTTTGACGACTGCCAGGCGCTGGTCAAGCAGGCATTTGCCGACCCGGATTTAAAGTCCATCCGCTTCTCATCTGCCAACTCCATCAATATTGGCAGGCTTTTGCCCCAGTCGGTCTATTACTTTTATGCCTATGCCCAGTTAGCAGAAAAGGGCGAGCGTGCGGTCTTCTCAGTCCCTTCGGGCAACTTCGGCAATATGTGTGCGGGTATGCTTGCCTGGCAGATGGGTCTGCCTGCCGAAAGGTTTGTGATTGCCACCAATGAGAATGACGAATTCCCAAAATTCCTTTCAACCGGCAGATATGAGAAAATCGTCCCCTCGCGCAAATGCATCTCCAATGCGATGAATGTCGGTCATCCCTCCAACCTACCAAGACTGGTCGCCTTTTACTCCGGAGCGATGGATGAGCAGGGCAATATTATCAAGATGCCCGACCTTAAAAGGATGCAAAATGATATGTTCTCATTAAGCATCACCGATGCCCAGACCAGGGAAACGATTATCTCCGCTTATACTAAATACAAGACCATTCTTGAGCCGCATGGTGCGGTTGGCTGGGCAGGACTTGAGCACTACTGCGCTGAAAATGAACCCCAACTGGC
Coding sequences:
- the hisS gene encoding histidine--tRNA ligase; its protein translation is LKPEGTPGVVRAVIENQLKTPCRLFYIAPCFRYNRPQKGRYREFYQLGIEAIGEASPFVDAEVVHFGVQFFQRLGIDECVVKVNSIGCRVCRAGLRQSLVVFLEEKKDRLCPDCQRRLQLSPLRVLDCKEETCSKVIAGAPAPREHLCSECSKHFSQFTERLKETDIRFEIDDRLVRGLDYYNRTTFEFVSPLLGSQNSLGGGGRYDYLFEEFGGPPTPAIGLAIGLERTLLAMPVKEEKTRRPLAFVIWTGEEERTFALELLKELREQKIPAQMAFDNPKLKRQLHLADIAGATYAVIVGADELKKGACAVKDLLTAKQVEVPRGELTSWLKSALNLNRSRQGHTP
- a CDS encoding HNH endonuclease signature motif containing protein, with protein sequence MERSVIARKGAGCAVPGCFSDYNTLAYRKPLSLGGRICADNLIPVCTKHALEIAEKDYDKWVQELKEGQAEGKETSIGPGSEIELPPFIPPEEKGISYVQPIAQACEVHLTPQKSKKPAIMAPFMRGRVKRVVFDYDWEIKGKARVKVFLCAWPRGEMPYLDFLGSEDFKGTATEKEHSAEREGKGNTTLTLDLPANPSGRWVAAVVISGDGDFGVKEYVLAGTD
- a CDS encoding phosphoribosyltransferase family protein, translated to MRLSQVPLHELEITGRVVRAATPYILEYSEVAEMVADFFEIYKQLINPEATLLGQREREENAETYALFSGTGEVGRFYVVYDINETRLAIELPQEQASKVYRLLREQRIVTPDLGSIRRMMSGNLAETLAAIFWQIGAIKVSLGDLRPLFKVDENKNYSPIYIDVKGLSNYPAVLDFVLSASSLLVRNLEFDVVCGIEAGSIALAALLAQKLAKPMFFARRELRYPEASFFEGVKSHQLFRKKVLLVDDTLVHGWTKSRVIEKLRAAGAQVGFCFVIFDRQEGGEEELARLGVKLLSLTNRDAALSEKIPREISFLTDGEYLEVRDYFNNPAEWHRRRGLNFFPVVKT
- the coaE gene encoding dephospho-CoA kinase (Dephospho-CoA kinase (CoaE) performs the final step in coenzyme A biosynthesis.), which translates into the protein MFDRQLSQERLLVGIGGNIGSGKTTVAQELRRYGAKVIDADQIGKSLLRKGSEEYKELIAAFGKQILNHTGQIDRKALGKKAFSSKASLKKLNEIMHPPLLKRLREEISRVKQGLVVIDAALLFAWGLHKEMDVSVLVTAPDELRVKRMVKLGMSQAEAMQRLKMQGSDTRFWAQADFVLENNGSLAELKRKIRALWNFFYSHRLKELKAKKTGA
- a CDS encoding electron transfer flavoprotein subunit beta/FixA family protein codes for the protein MNIICCIKQVPSTETKIRINPATGLVDTSEVEWVINPYDEYALEMGLRIKEALGKGKITAISLGPERTKMALRTALAMGVDEAVQVWDNAFEGLDGLSLGRLLAAAIKKLDFNLVLCGKQAIDDDMALVPQAIAHFLGIGHCAVVPEVELTRLEQNEIVCHREVEGATEVVYAQLPCLITVQKGKFAPRYPTLKLMMAAKRKEILVWDMAALGLEPAQLTKRVVCLGHRLPPERKPGRVLEGEPAQVVPELVRLLREEAKVI
- the fabF gene encoding beta-ketoacyl-ACP synthase II; the encoded protein is MANRRRVVVTGLGAVTPIGNDVPTYWQNLLNGKSGVARISAFDPGDLSVQIAAEVKNFNPLDRLDAKLVKRSDRFTQFALWAAAEALEDAGLDLSKEDRDRVGVVVGSGMGGIATWEKEHEAFIKRGPRLVSPLLIPMMIPDMASGQIAIVYKLRGPNYCAVSACASGAHATGVAFRHIQEGDADIMITGGSEAPITKFTVAAFANMGALSKRNDEPERASRPFDRQRDGFVVAEGSAVYILEELEHALKRGAKIYCEVVGYGASADGYHITAPDPDALGAALAMRQALNDAGVQPEEVDYINAHGTSTPLNDASEVKAIMDVFGAHSGRLVINSTKSMIGHGLGAAGAMEFVATVLAVKEGVVHQTLNFEEADEGVNLDFVKEGARSVKIRVALSNSFGFGGHNCSLCVKTFVG
- the acpP gene encoding acyl carrier protein, with translation MALIDEVKAIIAEKLPDAAGKLSPDARFQEDLGADSLDIVELVLAFEDKFGIKIPDEDSQQLTTVGKAVEYLERKLQEKKAAAGESGQ
- a CDS encoding PLP-dependent transferase; its protein translation is MMNKPLPASSGLQRYIEEAKTLLAEREKRWLRAKKLKFDTIAVHGLYTVQEAIEKNQGAIIEPLFLSSAQAYRDSDELEAALSYKIPTWCYSRIHNPTLGYLEDTLALLETYASDIKAGACVYSSGMAAIENVTDTLLVRTNNEPVNFVSQCQIYGGTFQQFNVRKMQERGIEVRWVLNPQNLDEWRQKIDKNTRFLYAETPSNPGLQFFDLIPVIELAHEHQIPMVIDSTIASPALLRPLTFGADIVIQSATKVMSTSGMGMAGAVIARQPIVSNIPNEEMKADFALYLKRYPQRDQGGCLHPFQALMTLNDLRDLRHRVDLFSQNALKVAQFLENHPKVLEVSYLGLKSHPLYEVATKYLRLVDTDVNRYTHLLAFRPKGGPEKTRRVFDRFQLIYRATDLGRIKTVATIPAISTHLLQGEECREMACIPPDLIRLSVGGEDPDDIIADLDQALAGA
- the thrC gene encoding threonine synthase — translated: MLFYSTNLKSPPVDLRTALLVGQAPDKGLYNPEKIPVIPEDEILSLKGKPYPEVAFAVMRRWTEGLLSPDELMKICYECYNYPVPLERVTDRKYLLRLDQGPTASFKDFAARMMARLLRHILQKEGGELVILTATSGDTGSAVASAFYNVDRIRMIVLFPIAEVSERQRKQMTTLGGNVTTIGIDGKFDDCQALVKQAFADPDLKSIRFSSANSINIGRLLPQSVYYFYAYAQLAEKGERAVFSVPSGNFGNMCAGMLAWQMGLPAERFVIATNENDEFPKFLSTGRYEKIVPSRKCISNAMNVGHPSNLPRLVAFYSGAMDEQGNIIKMPDLKRMQNDMFSLSITDAQTRETIISAYTKYKTILEPHGAVGWAGLEHYCAENEPQLAIAIETAHPAKFPEEIKSLLGIDPELPPSLAGLDTKSEHYETGPADYNWFKEFLQKLPR